A stretch of the Cygnus olor isolate bCygOlo1 chromosome 25, bCygOlo1.pri.v2, whole genome shotgun sequence genome encodes the following:
- the LOC121059683 gene encoding keratin, type I cytoskeletal 13-like, which produces MSCSIKQTTGSLRGRTSGGSCVIGGGGGGGGARISSVSSGRYTTCGIGGSRGFSGRSYCGGVNYGGGLSTGSLVGGNYGGGLGAAVLGGCPGIGFSGGSARFGGGIGGGIGIGLGGGVVGGGFAGDGILLSGDEKVTMQNLNDRLASYLDKVRCLEQENADLECRIREWYAKQGPFCEPRDYSCYYKEIEDLQNQIVCATIDNNKIILNIDNSRMTADDFRVKYETELALRQSVEADINGLRQVLDQLTLCRSDLEAQLESLREELCCLKKNHEEEMNCLRKQSTGDVSVEVNACPGPDLRKILEEMRCQYETLIERNRKEVEDWYECKIEEVNREVITSGQEVETCNNQVTELRRQLQALEIDLQAQLSQRDNLEASLAETECRYNNHLAELQSQITCVEQQLADLRAEMECQNQEYKILLDVKCRLEQEIHTYRCLLEGGQQDLIQQGGISQSSGLGGGVARTGGIGGGGIIRTSHTYTSSSQMPSCAAAEIQVPCRRICD; this is translated from the exons ATGAGTTGTAGTATTAAGCAGACAACTGGCTCGCTCAGGGGCAGGACCAGCGGTGGCAGCTGTGTTATtggtggcggtggtggtggtggaggagcacGGATCTCCTCAGTCTCTTCTGGAAGATACACGACTTGTGGGATAGGTGGTAGCCGAGGGTTTTCTGGTAGAAGCTACTGTGGTGGTGTGAATTACGGAGGAGGACTGAGCACTGGCAGCTTGGTTGGTGGAAACTATGGAGGTGGCTTAGGAGCCGCTGTCCTTGGAGGATGTCCGGGCATTGGATTCAGCGGTGGCAGTGCCCGCTTCGGCGGTGGCATTGGAGGTGGCATTGGTATCGGTCTTGGTGGAGGGGTAGTTGGAGGTGGCTTTGCTGGTGATGGCATTCTTCTTTCTGGTGACGAAAAGGTCACCATGCAGAACCTTAACGACCGCCTGGCTTCTTACCTGGACAAGGTGAGGTGCCTGGAACAAGAAAATGCTGACCTGGAGTGCAGAATCAGGGAGTGGTATGCCAAGCAGGGCCCTTTTTGTGAGCCACGGGACTACAGCTGCTATTATAAAGAGATAGAAGATCTTCAAAACCAG ATTGTCTGCGCAACCATAGACAACAACAAGATCATTCTGAACATCGATAACAGCAGGATGACAGCCGATGACTTCCGAGTGAA gtACGAGACGGAGCTGGCCCTTCGCCAGAGCGTGGAGGCTGACATTAACGGCTTACGCCAAGTCCTGGATCAGCTCACTCTCTGCAGGTCTGACCTGGAGGCACAGCTGGAGTCGCTGCGGgaggagctctgctgcctgAAGAAGAACCACGAGGAG gaaatgaaCTGTCTGAGGAAACAATCGACTGGAGATGTGAGCGTGGAGGTCAATGCCTGCCCTGGCCCAGACCTCAGAAAGATCCTGGAGGAGATGAGGTGCCAATATGAAACACTGATCGAACGCAATCGCAAAGAAGTTGAGGACTGGTATGAGTGTAAG ATTGAGGAGGTGAATCGGGAGGTTATTACAAGCGGTCAGGAGGTCGAGACGTGCAACAACCAGGTCACCGAACTGAGACGCCAATTGCAAGCCCTGGAAATCGATCTGCAGGCTCAGCTCAGCCAG AGGGACAACCTGGAAGCATCTCTGGCTGAGACAGAGTGTCGCTACAACAACCACCTTGCTGAGCTCCAGAGCCAGATCACGTGcgtggagcagcagctggccGACCTGCGCGCGGAAATGGAGTGCCAGAACCAAGAGTACAAGATCCTGCTGGACGTCAAGTGCCGCCTGGAGCAGGAGATCCATACATACCGCTGCCTGCTGGAGGGCGGCCAGCAGGACCTCAT TCAGCAAGGAGGAATCAGTCAATCGTCAGGGCTAGGAGGAGGAGTTGCAAGAACAGGTGGAATAGGAGGAGGAGGTATCATTAGAACAAGCCACACTTACACTTCGTCTTCCCAGATGCCATCTTGTGCAGCTGCGGAGATACAAG TGCCTTGCAGAAGGATTTGTGATTAA